One Halioglobus japonicus DNA segment encodes these proteins:
- a CDS encoding alpha/beta fold hydrolase, which translates to MVAKTPNQHIHFNERGDGRPVIVLHGLFGNSNNLGALARSLAEHYRVYSLDLPNHGRSAWTEGTSLRAQADSLLEWMADQGLNQVAIAGHSLGGKVAMEMALQAPELVHALVVADIAPVAYPPHHDEVFAALDAVAVGGCTSRAQAQSVMQQCLQEDGVIDFLLMSLKRNASGCYDWRFNVAGLKQGYGAVRAGPEQGRTYAGPVLFVKGGDSDYILPEHREQVTGFFPSAELKTMPGCGHWLHAQQPALFNSIVGRFLSRHYSGRE; encoded by the coding sequence ATGGTAGCAAAAACTCCAAACCAACACATTCATTTCAACGAGCGCGGCGATGGTCGGCCGGTGATCGTGCTGCACGGTTTATTCGGCAATAGCAATAATCTGGGCGCGCTGGCGAGGTCGCTGGCCGAGCACTATCGCGTATACAGCCTGGATTTGCCCAACCATGGCCGCTCTGCCTGGACCGAGGGCACCAGCCTGCGGGCCCAGGCTGACAGCCTGCTCGAATGGATGGCGGATCAGGGGCTGAATCAGGTAGCCATAGCGGGGCACTCACTCGGTGGCAAGGTCGCGATGGAGATGGCCTTACAGGCGCCTGAGCTGGTCCACGCGCTGGTCGTCGCTGACATTGCACCGGTGGCCTATCCGCCCCACCACGACGAGGTCTTCGCGGCGCTGGATGCAGTGGCCGTAGGCGGTTGTACTTCGCGGGCACAGGCCCAGTCTGTCATGCAACAGTGTCTGCAGGAAGACGGCGTCATCGATTTTCTGCTGATGAGCCTCAAGCGCAATGCGTCGGGCTGTTATGACTGGCGTTTCAATGTCGCTGGCCTCAAGCAAGGGTATGGCGCGGTTCGGGCGGGACCAGAGCAAGGGCGCACCTATGCTGGACCGGTGTTGTTTGTGAAAGGGGGGGACTCAGACTACATCTTGCCGGAGCATCGTGAACAGGTAACAGGTTTCTTTCCGTCGGCTGAGCTGAAAACCATGCCCGGCTGTGGTCATTGGCTGCACGCCCAGCAGCCGGCGCTGTTTAACAGCATTGTCGGCCGGTTCCTGAGCCGCCACTATTCAGGGCGCGAGTAG
- a CDS encoding TetR/AcrR family transcriptional regulator, with the protein MSQAETGLTGRQRQREQTRAQILEAAANAFAGAGFDAASLADIAAQAGVKKALVQYHFSTKEQLWRAAALQIWQQRNDALAMQLGDAAGGELASRMREGFTALVEFTCEQPHWLWFMFHEAAAQGERQKWLIEHCMQEDYRLGELFVIEFQRQGLIRAGSPLHLLHLISGALTYNLLVAPSTLVATGTDLASPDAIREQVRLLQELLAP; encoded by the coding sequence ATGAGTCAGGCCGAAACAGGCCTTACCGGTCGCCAGCGGCAGCGCGAGCAGACCCGTGCCCAGATTCTCGAAGCTGCGGCCAACGCCTTTGCCGGAGCCGGCTTCGACGCAGCTTCTCTCGCCGACATCGCCGCCCAGGCGGGCGTTAAAAAAGCGCTGGTGCAGTACCATTTTTCCACCAAGGAGCAACTCTGGCGTGCAGCCGCCCTGCAGATCTGGCAGCAACGCAATGACGCCCTGGCCATGCAACTGGGTGACGCTGCCGGCGGCGAATTGGCGAGCCGGATGCGCGAGGGCTTTACCGCCCTGGTGGAGTTTACCTGCGAGCAACCCCACTGGCTGTGGTTTATGTTTCACGAAGCAGCGGCCCAGGGCGAGCGTCAGAAGTGGCTCATTGAACACTGCATGCAGGAAGACTACCGTCTCGGTGAATTATTTGTGATTGAGTTCCAGCGTCAGGGGCTGATCCGGGCAGGGTCACCGCTGCACCTGTTACATCTGATCTCCGGCGCGCTCACCTATAATCTGCTGGTAGCCCCCTCGACGCTCGTGGCCACGGGTACCGATCTCGCCAGCCCCGACGCCATTCGCGAACAGGTTCGTCTGCTGCAGGAACTACTCGCGCCCTGA
- a CDS encoding DUF3301 domain-containing protein has translation MYLSLGEILTLFIVGAICLYLFSSTRIREIALGHVARASARDDFQLLDQSVHIQRVSLSRDDDGRWRVWRQYRFDYTYDGVERRQGHVIMLGKSLQSVVVTEQPRVLH, from the coding sequence ATGTATTTATCCCTTGGTGAAATCCTGACGCTGTTTATCGTCGGCGCCATTTGTCTCTATCTGTTCTCGTCCACCCGGATTCGAGAGATAGCGCTGGGCCATGTCGCCCGGGCCAGTGCCCGTGATGATTTCCAGTTGCTAGACCAGTCAGTGCATATCCAGAGGGTATCCCTGAGTCGCGACGACGACGGTCGCTGGCGCGTGTGGCGCCAGTATCGTTTCGATTACACCTACGATGGTGTGGAGCGGCGCCAAGGCCATGTGATTATGCTGGGCAAGTCGCTGCAATCGGTGGTGGTCACCGAGCAGCCTCGAGTACTCCACTAG
- a CDS encoding LysE family translocator — protein MDLGQWLSLASICLLGAMSPGPSLAVVINAALRGGRNAGIIAALSHGIATGLYGVLTVTGLAVLIASSPTVFLLFQIAGGLYLIYLGVKSLRSEGAGPLTEQQDQDARGAAVSGFLVAFLNPKLAIFMVALFAQFLRPEAPIIEKGIMAFTVGAVDGAWYCLMALLVSHPLFFDRLQQNSRNIDRVFGVILIALALTVLFRALA, from the coding sequence ATGGACTTAGGCCAGTGGCTGTCCCTGGCCAGTATCTGTCTGCTGGGCGCCATGTCGCCAGGCCCCAGTTTGGCCGTTGTTATCAATGCGGCCCTGCGCGGCGGCCGCAACGCCGGCATCATCGCTGCACTAAGTCACGGCATTGCCACCGGCCTGTACGGCGTACTCACTGTGACGGGCCTTGCCGTGCTGATTGCCAGCTCGCCCACAGTCTTTCTGCTGTTCCAGATTGCCGGCGGACTGTACCTGATTTACCTCGGCGTGAAATCGCTGCGCAGCGAAGGTGCAGGCCCACTGACCGAGCAACAGGATCAGGATGCGCGTGGCGCAGCGGTGAGCGGCTTTCTGGTGGCCTTTCTCAACCCCAAGCTAGCGATTTTCATGGTGGCCCTGTTTGCCCAGTTTCTGCGCCCGGAGGCTCCGATAATCGAAAAAGGTATCATGGCATTCACCGTGGGCGCTGTGGATGGCGCCTGGTACTGTCTGATGGCACTGCTGGTTTCTCACCCACTGTTCTTCGACCGGCTTCAGCAAAACAGCCGGAATATCGACCGGGTGTTCGGGGTTATTCTGATTGCCCTGGCATTGACCGTGCTCTTCAGGGCCCTGGCCTGA
- a CDS encoding coniferyl aldehyde dehydrogenase — protein MNAPYNDQGVAAELQLILDNQRQAFRAEGHVELATRIDRLDRCIALLVDNKQAICDAVDKDFQGRSPYVTQMMDIMNSIGSLKFVKKNLKKWMKPEKRSPFMPMNFLGAKAYVKYQPKGVVGIMTPWNVPVNMIFSPLADVLGAGNRAMIKPSEFTPHTAELMRKLFAQYFEETEISIVTGGPEVGAAFSALKLDHVIFTGATSIGRLVGKAAADNMVPVTLELGGKSPVIISPSADINKAAETIITGKSMNGGQLCVSPDYCFVPQSKLETFIKRCRDVIAEQFPRIQGNPDFVACINERHYERVKGYIDEAAERGMRIVTLCPPGEEMSAPAEHKLALHLIVNPDNDLACMQDEIFGAVLNIKTYDDLDPVLEFINDRERPLALYYFGEDEAEQARVLNETISGGVSINQIAMHVGCDDLPFGGIGHSGMGNYRGFDGFRTFSHARGVYREGWVNMAKLAGTLPPYGQKLDKMLDSQIKK, from the coding sequence GTGAACGCACCCTATAACGACCAGGGCGTTGCCGCCGAACTGCAACTCATCCTCGACAATCAGCGCCAGGCATTCCGTGCCGAAGGCCACGTTGAACTGGCGACGCGCATCGACCGCCTCGACCGCTGTATCGCCCTGCTGGTGGATAACAAGCAGGCCATCTGCGATGCCGTTGACAAGGATTTTCAAGGTCGCTCACCCTATGTCACCCAGATGATGGATATCATGAATTCCATCGGCAGCCTCAAGTTCGTGAAGAAGAACCTGAAGAAATGGATGAAGCCCGAAAAGCGCAGTCCGTTCATGCCAATGAACTTCCTGGGCGCCAAAGCCTATGTCAAATACCAGCCCAAGGGTGTGGTGGGCATCATGACGCCATGGAATGTTCCCGTGAACATGATCTTCAGTCCACTGGCGGATGTCCTGGGTGCGGGCAATCGAGCCATGATCAAACCCTCCGAATTCACACCCCACACCGCCGAACTGATGCGCAAGCTCTTTGCCCAGTACTTCGAGGAAACCGAAATCTCCATTGTCACCGGTGGCCCTGAAGTTGGCGCCGCCTTCAGCGCATTGAAACTGGACCACGTTATTTTTACTGGCGCGACATCCATAGGCCGTCTCGTAGGCAAGGCCGCGGCTGACAACATGGTCCCCGTCACACTGGAGCTTGGCGGCAAATCCCCCGTCATCATTTCCCCGTCTGCCGATATCAATAAGGCAGCGGAAACCATTATTACCGGTAAATCCATGAACGGCGGCCAGCTGTGCGTGAGCCCGGACTATTGTTTTGTCCCCCAGTCAAAACTGGAGACATTCATTAAGCGCTGCCGCGACGTGATTGCAGAACAGTTCCCACGCATCCAGGGCAACCCTGACTTTGTCGCCTGCATCAATGAACGTCATTACGAACGTGTCAAAGGCTATATTGATGAAGCCGCCGAGCGCGGTATGAGAATCGTCACCCTGTGCCCGCCCGGCGAGGAGATGTCAGCACCCGCGGAGCACAAGCTGGCACTGCACCTGATCGTGAACCCGGACAATGACCTCGCCTGTATGCAGGATGAAATTTTTGGCGCAGTGCTCAACATCAAGACCTACGATGATCTCGACCCGGTGCTCGAGTTCATCAACGACCGAGAGCGGCCTCTGGCCCTCTACTACTTCGGCGAAGACGAGGCGGAGCAGGCGCGAGTACTGAACGAAACCATCTCCGGCGGTGTCTCCATCAACCAGATTGCCATGCACGTGGGCTGCGACGATCTTCCCTTCGGCGGCATTGGCCACTCCGGTATGGGCAACTACCGGGGCTTTGATGGATTCCGCACCTTTAGTCACGCCCGCGGTGTCTATCGGGAAGGCTGGGTGAATATGGCCAAACTGGCCGGCACCCTGCCCCCTTATGGCCAAAAGCTTGATAAGATGCTGGACTCCCAGATCAAGAAGTAA
- a CDS encoding GMC family oxidoreductase codes for MVYIRGQREDYDNWAAQGNEGWSYEEVLPYFKRSEHRAEGANDYHGQGGPLWVENPPLEEKLELADIFVEAAVQTGLPFNEDFNGASQEGAGDYQTNIRAGKRQSAARTFLKACEHRPNLQIVTGALAQKILLEDGRAVGIRYQTSGKHAATVEARASGEIILCGGVINSPQLLELSGIGNPEHLEKAGIEVTHALPGVGENLQDHLTVNIQQGINGLKTFYEETKPLAILGNAIKYFTRGKGLLAHPAAQIGVFFRSSDDEPTPNAQIHFAPAASEPDAKGNLKTTQGTTATVCNLRPESRGSVHVRSKDPSQYPVIRANYLDTEKDRQVMIDAFRRVREIFRAPALANHLGTEFRPGPQVESDEEILAYVRAEAESVYHPVGTCKMGQGDDAVVDERLRVRGIQGLRVADASIMPNIVSGNTHAPAVMIAEKCADMLLQDAGVRVTLPEGMTDAEEAGNRAPAPLKAVAN; via the coding sequence ATGGTCTATATCCGCGGCCAACGCGAGGACTATGACAACTGGGCTGCGCAGGGTAATGAGGGCTGGTCGTACGAAGAAGTTCTGCCCTACTTCAAGCGCTCGGAACATCGCGCCGAGGGGGCCAATGACTATCATGGCCAGGGCGGCCCACTGTGGGTTGAAAATCCGCCGCTGGAAGAGAAGCTGGAGCTGGCAGACATTTTTGTGGAAGCCGCTGTTCAGACCGGACTGCCCTTCAATGAAGATTTCAACGGCGCCAGCCAGGAAGGGGCTGGGGATTACCAGACCAACATCCGCGCTGGCAAACGCCAGAGCGCCGCACGCACCTTCCTCAAAGCCTGTGAACACCGCCCCAACCTGCAGATTGTCACCGGCGCACTGGCACAAAAAATCCTCCTCGAGGACGGCCGTGCAGTCGGCATCCGCTATCAGACATCGGGGAAGCATGCGGCGACAGTCGAGGCGCGCGCCAGCGGCGAAATTATTCTCTGCGGCGGCGTCATCAATTCACCCCAGTTGCTGGAACTTTCCGGCATTGGTAATCCCGAACATCTGGAGAAGGCTGGCATCGAAGTTACGCACGCGCTTCCAGGCGTGGGCGAGAACCTGCAGGATCACCTCACGGTTAACATCCAGCAGGGTATCAACGGCCTCAAAACGTTCTACGAGGAGACCAAGCCGCTGGCCATTCTTGGCAATGCCATCAAATACTTCACCCGGGGCAAGGGCTTGCTGGCTCACCCCGCGGCCCAGATTGGCGTGTTTTTCCGCAGCAGCGACGACGAGCCAACCCCCAATGCACAGATCCACTTCGCGCCCGCTGCCAGCGAACCGGACGCCAAAGGCAATCTGAAAACCACGCAGGGCACTACCGCCACCGTGTGTAACCTGCGGCCGGAAAGCCGCGGCAGCGTTCACGTGCGCAGCAAGGATCCGAGCCAATACCCGGTGATCCGGGCGAACTATCTGGATACCGAGAAGGATCGCCAGGTCATGATCGATGCATTTCGCCGGGTCCGCGAAATCTTTCGAGCCCCGGCGCTGGCCAACCATCTGGGCACGGAGTTTCGTCCGGGCCCACAGGTAGAGAGCGACGAAGAAATTCTGGCCTACGTGCGGGCCGAAGCAGAATCCGTTTACCATCCCGTGGGCACCTGCAAAATGGGCCAGGGCGATGATGCTGTCGTTGATGAGCGCCTGCGTGTGCGCGGTATTCAAGGCCTGCGTGTGGCCGATGCGTCCATCATGCCCAATATCGTATCCGGCAATACCCATGCGCCGGCGGTGATGATCGCCGAGAAATGCGCCGACATGCTTCTGCAAGACGCCGGTGTGCGAGTCACCCTGCCGGAAGGAATGACCGACGCCGAGGAGGCGGGCAACCGCGCGCCCGCGCCACTCAAAGCCGTTGCCAACTAA
- a CDS encoding TetR/AcrR family transcriptional regulator, with the protein MNDLSGQFNPSDQGDPMVGRILDAAERCIERFGIRRTSMGEVARVGKLSRGSIYHHFGDKDTLVQAVLHRRQQIFLNETEAELEQQQTLADKLMLSVTRGRAAAAEGLIASLAETEPETVAMMYLSPGFYTRSVSFWPPHVELARQQGEISSSVSAETATDFLMRLAVSLVMFPEMGVKLDTPARLRAYIEQAIHRGLS; encoded by the coding sequence GTGAATGACTTGAGCGGGCAGTTCAACCCATCAGACCAGGGCGACCCGATGGTCGGCCGAATTCTCGATGCCGCCGAGCGTTGCATCGAGCGTTTTGGTATCAGGCGTACGTCGATGGGCGAGGTGGCTCGCGTGGGTAAGCTGTCCCGCGGTTCCATTTATCACCACTTCGGTGACAAGGACACGCTGGTGCAAGCGGTGCTGCATCGCCGTCAGCAGATCTTTCTCAATGAAACCGAAGCGGAGTTGGAGCAACAGCAGACGCTGGCGGACAAACTCATGCTGTCTGTCACCCGGGGGCGGGCCGCCGCGGCCGAGGGGCTGATCGCCAGCCTGGCAGAAACCGAACCGGAAACGGTGGCGATGATGTATTTGAGTCCTGGCTTTTACACCCGCAGCGTATCTTTCTGGCCACCGCATGTGGAATTGGCGCGCCAGCAGGGCGAGATATCGTCGAGTGTGAGTGCTGAGACGGCGACAGACTTTCTGATGCGGTTGGCCGTGTCGCTGGTTATGTTTCCGGAGATGGGCGTAAAGCTGGACACGCCTGCACGTCTGCGGGCTTACATCGAGCAGGCGATTCATCGCGGTTTGAGCTGA
- the queD gene encoding 6-carboxytetrahydropterin synthase QueD yields MEIYKEFHFEAAHRLPNVPEGHKCARLHGHSFHVRLTVAGPVGDESGWVMDFGDLKAAFKPILDQLDHYYLNDIEGLENPTSENIARWIWDRLSPRLPQLSAVEIRETCTSGCVYRGQ; encoded by the coding sequence ATGGAAATCTACAAGGAATTCCACTTCGAAGCCGCACACCGACTGCCCAACGTGCCCGAGGGGCACAAGTGCGCGCGATTACACGGCCACTCGTTTCATGTGAGGCTGACAGTCGCCGGGCCAGTGGGCGATGAATCTGGCTGGGTGATGGACTTCGGCGACCTGAAGGCCGCCTTCAAACCGATACTCGACCAACTGGACCACTACTACCTCAATGATATCGAGGGGCTGGAAAACCCCACCAGCGAAAACATTGCTCGCTGGATCTGGGACCGACTCAGCCCGCGACTCCCGCAGCTGTCAGCTGTAGAGATTCGCGAAACCTGCACCAGCGGCTGTGTGTACCGCGGCCAATGA
- a CDS encoding TerB family tellurite resistance protein, with protein MTSPSRHYGLELTGDALSIVTSSKNGFFDPRFLVVALLEHVARGDGEVSDEEAATMLELVARHFSLDETAAKSRLAHALSLYAGDMDLAAVGAVLIDVLEPVDREDVMVMMLKVVAADGRQGADELRAIDEVAAHLQLTDEERHAAFQRYFAWRDG; from the coding sequence ATGACCTCACCATCACGCCACTATGGCCTCGAATTAACGGGCGACGCCCTGTCGATCGTCACCAGCAGCAAAAATGGCTTCTTTGATCCGCGCTTTCTGGTCGTCGCGCTGCTGGAGCATGTCGCGCGCGGCGACGGTGAGGTCAGCGATGAGGAGGCCGCGACCATGCTGGAACTGGTCGCTCGGCACTTTTCTCTGGACGAAACCGCGGCAAAGTCGCGGCTTGCTCACGCCCTGAGTCTATATGCCGGCGATATGGATCTCGCGGCCGTCGGGGCGGTGTTGATTGATGTGTTGGAGCCCGTCGATCGTGAAGACGTGATGGTGATGATGCTCAAGGTGGTAGCCGCCGACGGTCGCCAGGGTGCCGATGAGCTGCGCGCCATCGATGAGGTGGCGGCCCATTTGCAGTTGACGGACGAGGAGCGGCACGCCGCATTCCAGCGATATTTCGCCTGGCGCGATGGCTGA
- a CDS encoding FHA domain-containing protein → MVLGRSLDCDLAIVTPHVSRQHARLDEAEDGLYIEDLGSSNGTVVNGKRASGRVRLRHDDELRFHDIIFRVTETLTRGHSERQASSQTTFIQAPDAGD, encoded by the coding sequence TTGGTCTTAGGCCGTTCCCTGGATTGCGATCTGGCCATTGTGACCCCGCATGTGTCGCGCCAACACGCGCGCCTGGATGAGGCTGAAGACGGTTTGTACATCGAGGACCTGGGTTCTTCCAACGGCACCGTCGTCAATGGCAAGCGAGCTTCCGGGCGGGTCCGGTTGCGCCACGATGACGAGCTGCGCTTTCACGATATTATTTTCAGAGTGACCGAAACGCTGACACGCGGCCATAGCGAGCGCCAGGCTTCCAGCCAGACTACCTTTATTCAGGCGCCAGACGCGGGCGATTAA
- a CDS encoding PP2C family protein-serine/threonine phosphatase produces MIGIHSFNAELSRKTIIENEITISFGETHPGHKRSHNEDCYLIDPELRLYLVADGVGGHADGEVAAAIVRDTLQEDVAKGLPLIEAIHRSHRAVLDEINRRIDSNMGSTVVAALISESEYDIAWVGDSRAYLFNGELRQISRDHNPVSEMLARGAITAEQAAAHPERNVLSQSLGVSDTINVAPGRIRGDFNNGDQLILCSDGLTDEVSDTQIAQIMTRETTVQSQVKGLINAALKAGGRDNVTVVVIGEKGDGNHCETNGTLGGLPAVEAESEDNTEHDSKVLLLLGIMAAVAVAWVALKIF; encoded by the coding sequence ATTATTGGTATACACTCCTTTAACGCTGAGCTGTCGAGAAAGACGATCATCGAGAACGAAATAACAATAAGCTTCGGAGAAACCCACCCCGGGCACAAACGCAGCCACAACGAGGACTGCTATCTCATTGACCCCGAACTGCGTCTTTACCTCGTAGCCGATGGCGTTGGCGGACATGCAGACGGCGAAGTAGCCGCGGCAATTGTGCGCGACACTCTGCAGGAAGATGTTGCCAAAGGCCTGCCTCTGATCGAAGCAATTCACCGCTCACACCGAGCGGTACTGGATGAAATCAATCGCCGCATTGACAGCAACATGGGCTCTACCGTTGTCGCCGCTCTCATCAGCGAAAGTGAGTACGACATTGCCTGGGTCGGCGACAGCCGCGCCTATCTTTTTAACGGTGAATTGCGACAGATTTCGCGCGACCATAACCCGGTCAGTGAAATGCTCGCCCGAGGTGCTATTACGGCGGAACAAGCCGCAGCTCACCCCGAGCGCAACGTACTGTCGCAGTCACTCGGCGTATCCGACACGATCAACGTGGCACCCGGACGTATTCGTGGCGACTTCAACAACGGCGACCAACTGATTCTGTGCAGTGACGGATTAACTGACGAAGTCAGCGATACCCAGATCGCCCAGATCATGACACGGGAGACTACGGTTCAGTCCCAGGTTAAGGGCTTGATTAACGCAGCCCTTAAAGCTGGCGGCCGGGACAACGTGACTGTCGTGGTGATCGGCGAGAAAGGCGATGGCAACCACTGCGAGACCAATGGCACCCTCGGCGGGCTCCCTGCAGTAGAGGCGGAAAGCGAAGACAACACTGAGCACGACAGCAAGGTGCTCCTGCTATTGGGCATTATGGCGGCAGTCGCTGTTGCCTGGGTGGCCCTGAAAATCTTCTAG
- a CDS encoding energy transducer TonB, whose translation MMRNRALPLIAVLMLGLAAPAWSTFVPPRNLDPANASIQMNKNFQQDAWLVYTYDIDHTGTVINAKIQSSNGVPAVEQAVLAQVNAMRFEPASRNGKPVKVSADPVIYTWILDKPRIMSAAFAEKYRAAWNLYSEENYDAAFDIAVELKNYPGRNALEEVKFQILAASLFSRWKDEAAELQHLSRVREFQNLAISNNFKNTYMPTDQYLQVLNRVVTLQLNAGMLADAGRTLDQMQSLGRGTDTVNDAAQRYSKSIASLQNVADITVRGELLPLFRDGPGSLKIGLSRQRFSISDVRGRIGGVFLVCGSAEMPLRHPAQEPWSIPAGWNNCEIDITGRAGTSLVLHQLN comes from the coding sequence ATGATGCGTAATCGCGCTCTGCCGCTGATCGCAGTCCTTATGTTGGGCCTTGCCGCGCCTGCCTGGAGCACTTTCGTGCCGCCACGCAATCTGGACCCGGCCAATGCGTCTATCCAGATGAACAAAAATTTCCAGCAGGATGCCTGGCTCGTCTACACCTATGACATCGACCACACGGGCACCGTAATCAACGCCAAGATCCAGAGTTCCAACGGCGTCCCGGCCGTGGAGCAGGCAGTACTTGCCCAGGTTAATGCCATGCGCTTCGAGCCCGCCTCGCGTAATGGGAAGCCGGTAAAAGTCTCCGCAGACCCGGTCATCTATACCTGGATTCTCGACAAACCTCGCATCATGTCCGCTGCTTTCGCGGAAAAGTACCGCGCCGCCTGGAACCTCTATTCAGAAGAAAACTACGACGCCGCCTTCGATATTGCGGTAGAACTCAAGAACTACCCTGGCCGCAATGCCCTGGAAGAGGTGAAGTTCCAGATTCTCGCCGCGTCGCTGTTCAGCCGCTGGAAGGATGAGGCAGCGGAGTTACAGCACCTGTCACGGGTGCGTGAATTCCAGAATCTGGCGATTAGCAATAACTTCAAAAACACCTACATGCCCACCGACCAGTACCTGCAGGTATTGAATAGGGTGGTTACCCTGCAACTGAATGCCGGCATGCTGGCCGACGCAGGCCGCACGCTCGACCAGATGCAAAGTCTGGGGCGTGGTACCGATACGGTGAACGACGCCGCCCAGCGCTACAGTAAGTCCATAGCGTCGCTGCAGAATGTGGCTGACATCACGGTGCGCGGTGAGTTACTGCCGCTGTTTCGCGACGGACCTGGATCGCTGAAAATAGGCCTGTCGCGTCAGCGATTCTCCATTTCTGATGTGCGCGGCCGTATAGGTGGCGTATTCCTGGTGTGTGGTAGTGCCGAGATGCCCCTGCGTCATCCAGCGCAAGAGCCCTGGAGTATTCCGGCAGGCTGGAATAATTGCGAGATCGATATTACCGGAAGGGCGGGGACCAGCCTGGTATTGCACCAGTTGAACTAG
- a CDS encoding LytR/AlgR family response regulator transcription factor: MNNLRAIIVDDESLARRGLSLRLQQIPQVDVIAECANGAEALEAIAANSPDLVFLDIQMPGIDGFEVVRQLQTDNMPMVIFVTAFDQYAVEAFKVHAVDYVLKPIDDDRLHEAIDRAVAHHSQEQSELTKQRLVELMMGMTGASANSIEQMAQNETPAQQWPEKLVIKDGSDIHLIKAEDIHWIDAAGDYMCIHAGGDTHIMRITMKELEAMLNPAQFLRIHRSTIINTRYINGAQTLGNGEYMLGLEGGAQLKVSRGFRDRVKELLSA, translated from the coding sequence ATGAACAATCTCCGCGCCATTATTGTCGACGACGAGTCTCTGGCCCGTCGCGGCCTGTCACTACGATTACAGCAGATTCCCCAGGTCGACGTTATCGCCGAGTGCGCTAACGGCGCCGAGGCCCTGGAAGCTATTGCCGCCAATAGCCCTGACCTGGTATTTCTCGACATCCAGATGCCCGGCATTGACGGTTTTGAAGTGGTTCGCCAGCTACAGACCGACAACATGCCCATGGTGATTTTTGTCACGGCATTCGACCAGTATGCGGTCGAGGCCTTTAAGGTCCATGCTGTCGACTATGTCCTAAAACCGATTGACGACGATCGCCTGCATGAGGCCATCGATCGGGCAGTTGCCCATCACAGCCAGGAGCAGTCCGAACTGACCAAGCAGCGTCTGGTGGAACTGATGATGGGCATGACCGGTGCCAGTGCCAACTCGATCGAGCAAATGGCGCAAAACGAAACGCCGGCCCAGCAGTGGCCTGAAAAACTGGTCATCAAGGATGGCAGCGACATTCACCTGATCAAGGCAGAAGACATTCACTGGATTGATGCGGCAGGTGACTACATGTGCATCCACGCTGGCGGCGATACCCACATCATGCGCATTACCATGAAAGAACTGGAAGCCATGTTGAATCCGGCACAGTTCCTGCGCATCCACCGCTCTACGATTATCAATACCCGCTATATCAACGGCGCACAGACTTTGGGCAACGGCGAATACATGCTGGGCCTGGAAGGCGGTGCCCAGCTAAAAGTCAGCCGGGGTTTTCGCGATCGGGTTAAAGAGCTGCTAAGCGCCTGA